The following proteins come from a genomic window of Pseudomonas putida:
- a CDS encoding DUF4381 domain-containing protein, giving the protein MNPLDQLQPLIPPSAIGLWPPAPGWWLLLVVLPLLGWGLWRLRRWRPGKRRVVRAEQPLDPVRLEALAELALLPRPYDGAPAGAWLQQINALLKRLCRNHYPGANSHTLNGRQWLAFLDNRCPAAGLTRWMVLVEGAYKPECKLDDKAIAGLSQAVETWIRKHV; this is encoded by the coding sequence ATGAACCCTCTGGACCAATTGCAACCGCTGATCCCCCCTTCAGCGATCGGCCTGTGGCCACCGGCACCTGGCTGGTGGCTGCTGCTTGTCGTCCTCCCCCTGCTTGGCTGGGGCCTGTGGCGGCTGCGCCGCTGGCGCCCAGGCAAGCGTCGGGTAGTGCGCGCCGAGCAACCGCTCGACCCGGTACGCCTGGAAGCCCTGGCCGAGCTGGCCCTGCTGCCGCGCCCATACGACGGCGCGCCGGCCGGGGCCTGGCTGCAACAGATCAACGCCTTGCTCAAGCGCCTGTGCCGCAACCACTACCCTGGGGCCAACAGCCATACCCTCAATGGCCGCCAGTGGCTGGCTTTCCTCGACAACCGCTGCCCCGCCGCCGGCCTGACCCGCTGGATGGTGCTGGTCGAAGGCGCGTACAAGCCTGAATGCAAGCTTGACGACAAGGCCATCGCCGGGCTCAGTCAGGCTGTCGAAACCTGGATCCGCAAACATGTTTGA
- a CDS encoding DUF58 domain-containing protein has translation MPTAQQAEPGIRIGLAELIDMRHRVREIQLFSRPGQRSPLVGLHHSKLRGRGVDFDQVRVYQAGDDVRNIDWRVTARTQEPHTKLFHEERERPIFILVEQSQRLFFGSGLMFKSVLAAQAAALFGWAALGHNDRIGGLVFGDDEHHEIKPRRSKQSLLQLLNRLAKVNQALHTEATPHADSLGLALRRAREVLRPGSLAIVICDERSLSAQAEQHLAMLSRHCDLLLMPVSDPLDHALPAAGLLRFSQRGAHLELDTLDTNLRQAYRQQAEARIERWELMAQKLRVLLMPLSTQSEMIEQLREYLNAQRPRSGS, from the coding sequence ATGCCCACCGCTCAGCAGGCCGAACCCGGCATCCGCATCGGCCTCGCCGAGCTGATCGACATGCGTCACCGCGTGCGCGAGATCCAGTTGTTCTCCCGGCCTGGCCAGCGCAGCCCGCTGGTCGGCCTGCACCACTCCAAGCTGCGCGGGCGCGGCGTGGACTTCGACCAGGTGCGCGTCTACCAGGCCGGTGACGACGTACGCAACATCGACTGGCGGGTCACCGCACGCACCCAAGAGCCGCATACCAAGCTGTTCCATGAAGAACGCGAGCGGCCGATCTTCATCCTCGTCGAGCAAAGCCAACGCCTGTTCTTCGGCTCGGGGCTGATGTTCAAGTCAGTGCTCGCGGCCCAGGCTGCGGCGCTGTTCGGCTGGGCTGCGCTAGGCCACAACGACCGCATCGGCGGGCTGGTGTTCGGCGATGATGAGCACCACGAAATCAAGCCGCGGCGCAGCAAGCAGAGCCTGCTGCAGCTGCTCAACCGCCTGGCCAAGGTCAACCAGGCGCTGCACACCGAAGCCACGCCCCACGCTGACAGCCTGGGCCTGGCCCTACGCCGCGCGCGTGAAGTACTGCGCCCGGGCAGCCTGGCCATCGTCATTTGCGACGAGCGCTCACTCAGCGCCCAGGCTGAACAGCACCTGGCGATGCTCTCGCGCCATTGCGACCTGCTGCTGATGCCGGTTTCCGACCCGCTCGACCATGCCTTGCCTGCAGCAGGCCTGCTGCGTTTCTCCCAGCGCGGCGCGCACCTGGAGCTCGACACCCTGGACACCAACCTGCGCCAGGCTTACCGTCAGCAGGCCGAAGCACGTATAGAACGTTGGGAGCTGATGGCCCAGAAGCTGCGCGTGCTGCTGATGCCCTTGAGTACCCAGAGCGAAATGATCGAGCAGTTGCGCGAATACCTCAATGCGCAGCGCCCACGGAGCGGTTCATGA
- a CDS encoding AAA family ATPase, which produces MEHREALIALRTFLSSQILGQEKLVERLLIVLLADGHMLVEGAPGLAKTKAIKELAEGVEAQFHRIQFTPDLLPADITGTEIYRPETGSFVFQQGPIFHNLVLADEINRAPAKVQSALLEAMAERQVSVGRSTYDLSPLFLVMATQNPIEQEGTYPLPEAQLDRFLMHVKIGFPDAAVERRILAQARGEALGGEVKPERRVSQQAIFAARKEILGLYMADAVEEYLVQLVMATRTPAKFDTELADWIAYGASPRGSIALDRCARAHAWLAGRDFVSPEDIQAVLFDVLRHRIILSFEAEAAGIDQDRVVQRILDVVAVA; this is translated from the coding sequence ATGGAACACCGTGAAGCGCTGATCGCGCTACGCACCTTTCTTTCCTCCCAGATCCTAGGCCAGGAAAAACTGGTCGAGCGGCTGTTGATCGTGCTGCTGGCCGACGGCCACATGCTGGTCGAGGGCGCCCCGGGCCTGGCCAAGACCAAGGCCATCAAAGAGCTGGCCGAAGGTGTCGAAGCGCAGTTCCATCGCATCCAGTTCACCCCTGATCTGCTCCCGGCCGACATTACCGGCACAGAAATCTACCGCCCGGAAACCGGCAGCTTCGTGTTCCAGCAGGGGCCGATCTTCCACAACCTGGTGCTGGCCGACGAAATCAACCGGGCACCGGCCAAGGTGCAGTCGGCGTTGCTCGAGGCAATGGCCGAACGCCAGGTCAGTGTCGGGCGCAGTACCTATGACCTGTCGCCGCTGTTTCTGGTCATGGCCACGCAAAACCCGATCGAGCAGGAAGGAACCTACCCCCTGCCGGAGGCCCAGCTCGACCGTTTCCTGATGCACGTGAAGATCGGCTTCCCCGATGCGGCGGTTGAGCGACGCATTCTGGCCCAGGCCCGCGGTGAAGCGCTGGGTGGCGAAGTCAAACCTGAACGGCGTGTCAGCCAGCAGGCCATCTTTGCTGCACGCAAGGAAATCCTTGGCCTGTACATGGCCGACGCGGTGGAGGAATACCTCGTGCAACTGGTCATGGCTACGCGCACGCCGGCCAAGTTCGATACCGAGCTGGCCGACTGGATCGCCTACGGCGCCAGCCCGCGCGGTTCCATCGCCCTGGATCGTTGTGCGCGGGCGCATGCCTGGCTGGCCGGGCGCGACTTCGTCAGCCCCGAGGATATCCAGGCCGTGCTGTTCGACGTGCTGCGCCACCGCATCATCCTGTCCTTTGAAGCCGAAGCGGCCGGGATCGACCAGGACCGCGTGGTCCAGCGCATCCTTGACGTCGTCGCCGTTGCCTGA
- a CDS encoding T6SS phospholipase effector Tle1-like catalytic domain-containing protein: MMSKQYGIPAPVTLRVGVFFDGTGNNQGNAAPLASTGRGCAGGSYANARSNIALLHALYPSGPVLGQVHFSVYVQGIGTTHGAPDSSFAQATGRGSAGVAARVDQALVEVGRQLRDYRAEHPQVVPKCIEFDLFGFSRGAAAARHLANRLGKDEAGLPAELHGDRAINFIGLFDTVAAIVAPLQGSFDPASDQYGGLRLGLDTLVARQVVQLVAGDEQRHNFPLVRSDNDIVVPGVHSNIGGGYREHMREQVLLCKPQSSRVARTTPAECTSAHAAVNALLTSTFAGLVDPRPRLLSWEVPIEGSRAKRDDPEKQVYAAVYREREVNGHLSRVYLSIMRELAVRGGVPFAPLGSDDAHHLPAELLPVSRKLHEFALGQCAQPRLTTQERALLQAKYVHTSAHWNAVKGLDNSALDSFYIDRPGKAGRVLHKNPVG, encoded by the coding sequence ATGATGAGCAAGCAGTACGGTATACCTGCCCCGGTCACCCTGCGGGTGGGCGTTTTTTTCGATGGCACCGGCAACAATCAGGGCAACGCTGCACCCTTGGCTTCCACCGGCCGCGGTTGCGCAGGGGGTAGTTACGCCAATGCCCGCAGTAACATTGCCCTGCTGCACGCGCTTTATCCCTCCGGGCCTGTGCTAGGTCAGGTCCATTTCAGCGTTTATGTGCAAGGTATCGGTACAACTCACGGTGCGCCTGACTCGTCCTTCGCCCAGGCGACGGGGCGTGGAAGCGCGGGGGTGGCGGCCCGGGTAGATCAGGCGTTGGTGGAGGTTGGCAGGCAGCTGCGCGATTATCGGGCTGAGCATCCGCAGGTTGTACCCAAGTGCATCGAATTCGACCTGTTCGGTTTCAGTCGCGGTGCTGCGGCGGCCAGGCATCTGGCCAATCGGCTGGGCAAGGATGAGGCGGGCTTGCCGGCTGAGCTGCACGGGGACCGGGCGATCAACTTCATTGGTCTGTTCGATACGGTGGCGGCAATCGTTGCACCTTTGCAAGGCAGCTTCGACCCTGCCAGCGATCAATACGGCGGTTTGCGTCTCGGGCTGGACACGCTCGTCGCACGGCAGGTGGTGCAACTGGTGGCAGGTGATGAGCAGCGCCACAACTTCCCGCTGGTGCGCAGCGACAACGACATAGTCGTGCCGGGTGTGCACTCGAATATCGGTGGCGGTTATCGGGAGCACATGCGTGAGCAGGTTCTTTTGTGCAAACCGCAGTCGAGCCGGGTCGCGCGGACGACGCCGGCTGAATGCACAAGCGCCCATGCGGCGGTCAATGCGCTGCTGACCTCAACTTTTGCAGGCCTGGTCGATCCGCGGCCAAGGCTGCTCAGCTGGGAGGTGCCGATCGAAGGCAGCCGAGCCAAGCGCGATGACCCGGAAAAGCAGGTGTATGCCGCTGTGTACCGAGAACGTGAAGTCAATGGCCATCTGTCACGTGTCTACCTCAGCATCATGCGTGAACTGGCCGTGCGCGGTGGCGTACCGTTCGCCCCTCTGGGCAGTGACGATGCGCATCACCTACCGGCAGAGTTGCTGCCTGTCAGCCGCAAACTGCATGAATTTGCCCTCGGGCAATGTGCGCAACCGCGCCTGACGACCCAGGAACGAGCGTTGCTGCAGGCAAAGTATGTACACACATCGGCGCACTGGAACGCCGTGAAAGGGCTGGATAACAGTGCGCTGGATTCGTTTTACATCGACCGGCCGGGCAAGGCGGGCAGGGTGCTGCACAAGAACCCGGTTGGCTGA
- a CDS encoding MFS transporter, protein MSVHEAAPAASETPAQKRKRLRKVAAATIFGSMLEWYDFYLYATMAAIVFSKIFFDASNPAVASLLAFSTFAIGFVARPFGGVLFGYLGDRFGRKHVLVITFCMMGVCTALIGLIPSYASIGIWAPILLVVIRIIQGLGAGAELSGAAVTSYEHASEGKRGSQGAWPALGLNLGLLLSSLTVYLLTMNGNEFLLAGGWRIPFIASIALVAIGLWVRKSIPETPDFKELDKADAKPQESPLKLLFRNDLKGLAVVFFVAIGYNALSYIFKTFSLAYLTQFKGVEAHVTSLSVTIASLVAIFAVPFFGWLCDRWSSKTVLMLGGVLSALFAYPFLQLLSSGEPTLIYVAIAIGTGLLAPMMFAPQGSFLSRQFPTQTRSSGFGTGREIGTAVAGGLAPLGGLALVANSATHSTDGVALILAVSGVLVVVFALCDQGRKHSSSKN, encoded by the coding sequence ATGTCGGTACACGAGGCGGCCCCGGCCGCGAGCGAGACACCAGCACAGAAACGCAAGCGCCTGCGCAAGGTGGCGGCGGCAACCATCTTCGGTTCGATGCTGGAGTGGTATGACTTCTACCTCTACGCGACCATGGCGGCGATCGTGTTCTCGAAGATTTTCTTCGATGCCAGCAACCCGGCAGTGGCTTCACTGCTGGCGTTCTCCACGTTTGCCATCGGTTTTGTCGCGCGCCCATTCGGCGGGGTTCTGTTTGGCTACCTGGGCGACCGCTTCGGCCGCAAGCATGTACTGGTTATCACGTTCTGCATGATGGGTGTGTGCACCGCGCTGATCGGTCTGATCCCCAGCTACGCCTCGATCGGTATCTGGGCACCGATTCTGCTGGTAGTGATCCGCATCATCCAGGGCCTGGGCGCCGGTGCAGAGCTGTCCGGGGCGGCCGTCACCTCCTACGAACATGCCAGCGAAGGCAAGCGCGGCAGCCAGGGCGCTTGGCCAGCACTGGGGCTCAACCTGGGCTTGCTGCTGTCGTCGCTGACCGTTTACCTGCTGACCATGAACGGCAACGAGTTTCTCCTCGCCGGTGGCTGGCGCATTCCGTTCATCGCCAGCATCGCCCTGGTGGCGATCGGCCTTTGGGTGCGTAAGAGCATTCCTGAGACACCGGACTTCAAAGAACTCGACAAGGCCGATGCCAAACCGCAGGAGTCACCGCTGAAACTGCTGTTCAGGAACGATCTCAAAGGCTTGGCCGTGGTGTTTTTCGTGGCCATCGGCTACAACGCTCTGAGCTACATATTCAAGACGTTCTCGCTGGCATACCTGACTCAGTTCAAAGGTGTCGAGGCACATGTCACCTCCCTGTCGGTGACCATCGCCAGCCTGGTGGCGATCTTTGCCGTACCGTTCTTCGGCTGGCTGTGCGACCGCTGGAGCAGCAAGACCGTGTTGATGCTCGGCGGCGTGCTGTCGGCGCTGTTTGCTTATCCATTCTTGCAGTTGCTGAGCAGCGGTGAGCCAACACTGATCTATGTGGCCATTGCCATCGGCACCGGCCTCCTCGCGCCAATGATGTTCGCCCCCCAGGGCTCGTTCCTTAGCCGGCAGTTCCCGACCCAGACGCGCTCTTCCGGTTTCGGCACCGGGCGCGAGATTGGCACTGCAGTGGCCGGCGGCCTGGCGCCCCTGGGCGGCCTTGCCTTGGTGGCGAACTCGGCGACCCACTCCACCGACGGCGTGGCTTTGATCCTGGCGGTTTCCGGTGTGCTGGTGGTGGTGTTTGCCTTGTGTGACCAAGGCCGCAAGCACTCCAGTTCGAAAAACTGA
- the lhgO gene encoding L-2-hydroxyglutarate oxidase gives MTYDYCIIGGGIVGLATAMALLQQRPGASLLILEKESSLGRHQTGHNSGVIHAGIYYAPGSLKAELCKRGALATKDFCREHGIAFDVCGKLLVASNPLEMQRMQALYERSQLNGLKVERLDASELRRREPNIAGLGALFVDATGIVDYKQVCDAMAKVIEQAGGEVRLATTVQAIREFGDHVEVCDHSQTWHARQLVACAGLQSDRLARLAGVKIDHQIIPFRGEYYRLPASKNQIVNHLIYPIPDPQLPFLGVHLTRMIDGSVTVGPNAVLGFGRENYSKFAVNWRDVAEYVRFPGFWKTIWNNLGSGTTEMKNSLFKHGYLEQCRKYCPSLQAGDLLPFEAGIRAQAVMRDGTLVHDFLFAETPRMVHVCNAPSPAATSAIPIGQMIAEKILKAS, from the coding sequence TTGCTGATACTGGAAAAGGAGTCCAGCCTCGGCCGCCACCAGACGGGCCACAACAGTGGGGTGATCCATGCGGGCATTTACTATGCCCCGGGTAGCCTCAAGGCCGAGTTGTGCAAGCGTGGAGCCCTGGCGACCAAGGATTTTTGCCGCGAGCACGGCATTGCCTTCGATGTCTGCGGCAAACTGCTGGTGGCGTCCAACCCGCTGGAAATGCAGCGCATGCAGGCGCTGTACGAGCGTTCACAGCTCAACGGGCTGAAGGTCGAGCGGTTGGACGCCAGTGAACTCAGGCGCCGCGAACCCAATATCGCAGGCCTTGGTGCGCTGTTCGTCGATGCCACCGGCATCGTCGACTACAAGCAGGTGTGCGATGCCATGGCCAAGGTCATCGAGCAGGCCGGCGGCGAAGTGCGCCTGGCCACCACCGTGCAGGCCATCCGCGAGTTTGGCGATCATGTCGAAGTGTGCGATCACAGCCAGACCTGGCATGCCCGCCAGCTGGTCGCCTGCGCCGGCCTGCAATCCGACCGCCTGGCGCGCCTGGCCGGGGTAAAGATCGACCACCAGATAATCCCATTCCGCGGTGAGTACTATCGCCTGCCAGCCAGCAAGAACCAGATCGTCAACCACCTTATCTACCCGATTCCTGACCCACAGCTACCGTTCCTCGGTGTACACCTGACGCGCATGATCGACGGCAGTGTCACCGTCGGCCCCAACGCCGTGCTGGGTTTTGGCCGGGAAAACTACAGCAAGTTCGCGGTGAACTGGCGCGATGTGGCCGAGTACGTGCGCTTCCCTGGGTTCTGGAAAACGATCTGGAACAACCTCGGCTCCGGCACCACCGAGATGAAGAACTCGCTGTTCAAGCACGGCTACCTGGAGCAGTGCCGCAAGTACTGCCCGTCGCTGCAGGCCGGCGACCTGCTGCCCTTCGAGGCAGGCATCCGTGCCCAGGCCGTGATGCGCGACGGCACCTTGGTCCACGATTTTCTGTTCGCCGAGACCCCGCGCATGGTGCATGTCTGCAATGCACCGTCACCGGCTGCCACCTCGGCGATCCCCATCGGCCAGATGATCGCTGAAAAGATCCTCAAGGCCAGCTGA